The following proteins come from a genomic window of Cervus canadensis isolate Bull #8, Minnesota chromosome 20, ASM1932006v1, whole genome shotgun sequence:
- the KIAA0408 gene encoding uncharacterized protein KIAA0408 homolog isoform X2: MELHNRWENSETNWHKEKMELLDQFDNERKEWESQWKIMQKKIEELCHEVKRRRKINMSERAKVVDLDCEKAVGDKMESSPDYPNSGQCKFTGIHPRDVLGKKDKTEQSLLRERNQVCKEQKAIKKSKVGYMDSEVRDNQKEREARPDLRTSEAENKSCSGALNTALEELAKVSEELCNFQEEIRKRSNHRRMKSDSFLQETPNVMNTPRGDHMINNSQCIPSTSLENEKRKNRKNLSCTNVFQNNSKKKDGIDTTDLKRSETPPIPPPRSTSRNFPSSYCAQAHESWKECLDQSSWVAQEGRGEKNSHPHFLWKHDEMPLLGLNEGKTLNDGIMFPSLAPEAKVDNKPSYNENVGLSMWSCNTGVCAKNSPSTLWFQKVCSTPNKPKYEKVIPDHPAQSPPDLHISNDCSSLASQSSGPLRSLSYGFEKTTGNEKLAKKTDEFNRIVFRTDRNCHAVQQIQSCSEPSEDLQPCEILTACTANVSDSDSVSDVLKTSAPMSMPRENVPDNSTKKPTTGQFRPTQEPVSPSSYRNMLHEHDWRPSNLSGRPRSADPRSNYGVVEKLLKTYETSTGSALENSRCSQANWTKCSSDVSGGATLGQHLEKLQIEQELEHKTAMHGAQQVKQGADRKKVTEESMAVKSSPGKGFSRPARPANRRLPSRWASRSPSAPPALRRTAHNFPIPL, translated from the exons CTCTGCCATGAAGTAAAGCGTCGGAGAAAAATCAACATGAGTGAACGTGCTAAGGTCGTTGATCTTGATTGTGAGAAGGCCGTTGGAGATAAAATGGAATCTTCTCCAGATTACCCCAATTCAGGACAATGTAAATTTACAGGGATACATCCCAGGGACGttctggggaaaaaagataaaacagagcAGAGTTTACTCAGGGAAAGAAATCAAGTGTGCAAGGAACAAAAAGCAATCAAAAAATCAAAAGTAGGGTATATGGATTCTGAAGTCAGAGACAACCAAAAAGAACGTGAGGCCCGGCCTGACCTGAGGACTTCTGAGGCAGAGAACAAGAGCTGCTCTGGCGCCCTCAACACA GCTCTTGAAGAACTTGCCAAAGTTAGTGAAGAATTATGCAACTTTCAAGAGGAAATTCGAAAGCGGTCTAACCACAGAAG gatgaagtcagattcttttctccaggAAACACCAAATGTAATGAATACTCCTCGTGGAGATCACATGATCAACAACAGCCAGTGCATTCCTTCAACCAGTTTAGAAAATGAGAAacggaaaaacagaaaaaatctgAGCTGTACCAATGTTTTCCAGAACAATTCCAAGAAAAAAGATGGAATTGATACAACTGAcctgaaaagaagtgaaaccCCACCAATTCCTCCTCCAAGAAGCACATCTCGAAATTTTCCCAGCTCATATTGTGCACAAGCCCACGAAAGTTGGAAAGAATGTTTAGACCAAAGCAGCTGGGTGGCCCAAGAGGGTCGAGGTGAAAAGAACAGCCACCCTCATTTCCTCTGGAAGCACGATGAGATGCCTCTGCTGGGTCTAAATGAAGGGAAGACTCTGAATGATGGTATCATGTTTCCTTCTTTGGCACCAGAAGCCAAAGTAGATAACAAGCCTTCATATAATGAAAATGTTGGACTTAGCATGTGGTCGTGCAACACTGGGGTTTGTGCAAAAAATAGCCCCTCCACACTGTGGTTTCAGAAAGTCTGCTCTACTCCCAATAAGCCAAAATATGAAAAGGTAATTCCAGATCACCCTGCTCAATCTCCTCCTGATCTTCATATAAGCAATGACTGTAGCTCCTTAGCGTCCCAGAGCAGCGGCCCACTGAGAAGTCTCAGTTATGGCTTTGAAAAGACAACCGGGAATGAAAAGCTGGCAAAAAAGACTGATGAATTTAACAGAATCGTATTTAGAACAGATAGAAATTGTCATGCTGTACAACAAATTCAGAGCTGCTCAGAACCATCTGAAGATCTTCAGCCCTGTGAGATCTTGACTGCGTGCACAGCCAACGTCTCAGACAGTGACAGTGTTTCTGACGTTCTGAAAACCAGTGCCCCCATGTCTATGCCCAGGGAAAATGTGCCTGATAATTCCACCAAAAAACCCACAACAGGCCAGTTCAGACCAACCCAGGAGCCCGTAAGCCCTAGCAGTTACCGGAATATGCTTCACGAGCATGACTGGAGACCAAGTAATTTGTCTGGCCGGCCAAGGTCAGCAGACCCCAGATCAAATTATGGTGTGGTGGAAAAGCTGCTGAAAACCTATGAGACATCCACGGGGTCTGCATTGGAGAATTCTAGATGCTCCCAGGCCAACTGGACCAAATGTAGTTCTGATGTCAGCGGTGGAGCCACATTAGGTCAGCATTTAGAAAAGCTCCAAATAGAACAGGAGCTTGAGCATAAGACAGCAATGCATGGAGCACAGCAAGTGAAGCAAGGAGCAGATCGGAAAAAGGTAACTGAG GAATCCATGGCAGTGAAATCCTCCCCTGGAAAAGGATTTTCCCGACCTGCCAGACCAGCAAATCGCCGTCTCCCATCCAGATGGGCATCTAGATCTCCTTCAGCACCCCCTGCCTTGCGGAGAACTGCCCACAACTTCCCCATTCCTCTCTGA